AGTCCGGCGACTTCCGCGACCACGACCCCGACGCGGCGGCGGCGCTGTTGCTCGCCGCCCTCGACGGGGCGCGGACCCGGCGACTCACCGTCGGCCGCGACGCGTACCTCGACGAGGTGCGCTCGGCGATCGACGGCTGGATCCTCGCGGACCTGCTCGCGGACGACGCGGACGACGAACCGGCCGGCCGGCCGGCCGCCGAATGAGCGGGACGCGGGACCGATCGATCGACGTCACCGGCCACGACCGCCGCGGGGTTCCGCCGGGGGCGGTGGACCGAGCGCGTCGTCGACGGGCCGACGGAGGTGGCGACGAGTGATTGACGTGCCGGAACTGAGCCCCCTCGACCGCGCCGACGCCTCGCTGTCGGCCGCCGCGGCGGCGACCGTCGCCGACGCGCTCGTCCCGCGGGACCGCTCGCTCCCCGTCGCGCTGGCCCGGGTCGCCGCCGCCTGCGGTGCGGGCGCGGACCGATCGACGGTCGAGCGCGTCGAGACCGCCGTCGCCGCCTTCGAGGGGTACGTCCGCCTGCGGGCGGCGTCGCTCGACCCGACGGCCGAGCGCGACGTCGCCGTGCTCGCGAGCGACTACCTCCACGCCCGCGCGTACGAGGCGATCGGCGGCGCGTCGGTCGCTTGCCCCCGCCGCCTCGCGCTGTATCGCGTCCTGATCGACGGCTCCGACGCGCTCGCGCGCCGGTTCTTCGAACGCTCGGCCGCCGAGTCGACGACCGACGACGCGTCCTCGGCGGCCGCCCTCGCCGGGGTCGCGGGCGAACTCGGCGCCACGGCCGCGGGCGCCTCGCGCGAGACCGCGACCGCGTTCGGGAGGTACGGCCGGGCGCTCGCGACGGCGCTCGACCGCGTCCCCTCTCCCGGGCCGCGCGACGCGGTCGTCCGGGCGCTCTCCGGGGCGGAACCCCCTGACGGGGCCGACGGAGCGGACCGCACCCGCCGTGCGTCGCGACCCGATCCGAACCTCGACCGACTCGGCGCGGCGCTGGACGCGCTCGTCGCGGCCGACGCGGTCGACCCCCGCGTACGGCGGCGACTGGAGAGGGCGACGCGGATTACGACCGAGCGCGGGTACCGGGACGATGGGTGAGCGCTCGCGTCCGATCCGGCTCCCCCTCTAGGGCCTCGCGCCGGCGTTTCCGAGCGCGCTCGTGGCCTGCCCGCTCGACGTCTCCCTCTGTGGCCTGACCTCGCGACGGATCGACGGAGGAAAACCGCTCGAACGCGTAGGCTCGCGCGATGGACGTTCGGTTCCTTGGTGGGGCCCGCGAGATCGGTCGGAGCGCGATCCTCGTCAACGATCGACTCCTGCTCGACTACGGCGTGAAAAGCGACAACCCGCCGCAGTTCCCCGCGGACGTCGACCCCGAGGCGGTCGTCGTCAGCCACGGCCACCTCGACCACGTCGGCACGATTCCGGCGCTGCTGTCGGGCGACGCGCGCCCGCCGATCCACTGGACGCCTCCGACCCGCGAACTCGCGCTCACGCTCGCCCGCGACACGCTGAAACTCCGGGGTGGCACGCTGCAGTGTCCGTTCACCGAGACCGACGTCCAGCGAGTGACGCAGGTCTCGGAACGCCACGGCTACCGCGAGCCGTTCGAGGCCGCCGGCCACGAGGTCACCTTCTACGACGCGGGCCACATCCCGGGCAGTGCCCACGTCCTCGTGGACGACGGGGACACCCGGCTGCTCTACACGGGCGACTTCCACACGGACGATCAGCGGCTGGTCGCGGGGACGACCGCCCGTCCGGACGCCGACGTCGTGATCTGCGAGAGCACGTACTCCGACGTCGAGCACGAGGATCGGTCGACGGTCGAGGAGCGCTTCGCCGAGAGCGTCGAGACGACCCTCTGGGAGGGCGGGACGGTCGTCGTCCCCGCGTTCGCCATCGGACGAACGCAAGAGATGCTGCTCGTCTGTGACGCCTACGACATCCCCTGTTACGTCGACGGGATGGGCCAGGAGGTCACGCGGATGCTGCGTCGCCACCCCGAGTTCGTCCGCGACGCCGACGCGCTCCGGCGTGCGACCTCCCACGCCCGGTTCGTCACCGGTCGGGACGGTCAGCGAAAGCGGATCAGTGACCAGAAGGCAGCGATCATCACCACCAGTGGTATGCTGTCCGG
The Salinilacihabitans rarus DNA segment above includes these coding regions:
- a CDS encoding MBL fold metallo-hydrolase; amino-acid sequence: MDVRFLGGAREIGRSAILVNDRLLLDYGVKSDNPPQFPADVDPEAVVVSHGHLDHVGTIPALLSGDARPPIHWTPPTRELALTLARDTLKLRGGTLQCPFTETDVQRVTQVSERHGYREPFEAAGHEVTFYDAGHIPGSAHVLVDDGDTRLLYTGDFHTDDQRLVAGTTARPDADVVICESTYSDVEHEDRSTVEERFAESVETTLWEGGTVVVPAFAIGRTQEMLLVCDAYDIPCYVDGMGQEVTRMLRRHPEFVRDADALRRATSHARFVTGRDGQRKRISDQKAAIITTSGMLSGGPAMTYIPEIRANPTNRITMTGYQVEGTPGRDLLDTGRAEIDGRVMPVSAQVEQYDFSAHADRDGLVEFLDAYRGADVLVNHGDRCVAFAAELRTDGFDASAPSRGTTVTI